The following are encoded in a window of Anoplopoma fimbria isolate UVic2021 breed Golden Eagle Sablefish chromosome 3, Afim_UVic_2022, whole genome shotgun sequence genomic DNA:
- the LOC129088813 gene encoding phosducin-like: MSDHSTGQTASRMSGSTQEEEEVPANHTGPKGVINDWRRFKLDSVDQTVPQSKRELLRQMSSPREDDKQRLHRKMSVQEYEMIQEEDERCLKRYRKQCMQEMHERMSFGPTFEEVYELETGDAFLEVIEREHRLTLVVVHIYQHGVKGCEQLNSCLDCLASEYSSVKFCRIDAVATGAAERFSPEVLPALLVYKAGELLGNFLAVTKHFNEDFFATDVEGFLNEYGLLPKKEFTACADDEDEGGDVE; the protein is encoded by the exons ATGTCAGACCACAGCACAGGACAG ACTGCTAGCAGGATGTCTGGCTCTAcccaggaagaggaggaggtgcctGCCAATCACACAG GTCCAAAAGGTGTAATTAATGACTGGAGAAGGTTTAAGTTGGACAGCGTGGATCAGACTGTCCCCCAAAGCAAAAGAGAGCTGCTCAGACAAATGTCCAGTCCACGAGAGGACGACAAGCAGAGACTACACAGAAAG ATGAGTGTTCAGGAGTACGAAATGATCCAAGAAGAGGACGAGCGTTGCCTGAAACGCTACAGGAAACAGTGCATGCAGGAAATGCACGAGCGCATGAGCTTCGGCCCCACGTTCGAAGAAGTGTACGAGCTTGAGACTGGTGACGCCTTCCTGGAAGTCATAGAGAGGGAACACCGGCTGACCCTGGTGGTAGTCCACATCTACCAGCACGGGGTCAAAG GCTGTGAACAGCTGAACTCATGTCTGGACTGTCTGGCTTCAGAGTACTCCAGCGTTAAATTTTGTCGTATTGATGCTGTGGCGACAGGCGCTGCTGAGCGTTTCTCCCCTGAG GTTCTTCCTGCTCTACTGGTGTACAAAGCTGGTGAGTTACTGGGTAATTTCCTGGCTGTTACCAAACACTTCAATGAAGACTTCTTCGCAACGGACGTGGAGGGGTTTCTCAACGAATATGGCCTGCTACCCAAGAAGGAGTTCACAGCATGTGCTGATGACGAGGACGAGGGAGGGGACGTGGAATAG